From a region of the Solanum stenotomum isolate F172 chromosome 2, ASM1918654v1, whole genome shotgun sequence genome:
- the LOC125855474 gene encoding BRI1 kinase inhibitor 1-like produces MDNMRVGEQELKQSNKENQKTEPPQSGGGAAVSPPSASSSPAHEFSFTISLHPTNSTKALESKTKQNLNPNLNPNPNQNLSAIDLTPADEIFFHGHLLPLHLLSHLPVSPRSSTNSIDSPIPISKSEQKIQKSINQLDDDDDDNSYYDLNHSFHHHPETTNSFNIPKDQKPKSKSFSIFGLPKRKKGEKDEKEKQRKLKFDVSQVLKRYMRMVRPFLSFGSRKNMQFHRQSYSYSGNLSFRGKNTSNSNNNSSKGIKRGAYSAPVSMKNSPTNSGLLVATPGGNYGNSSSSSSSDSTMEELQSAIQAAIAHCKKSSSSMEDKKIKISSS; encoded by the coding sequence atgGATAATATGAGAGTTGGAGAACAAGAATTGAAGCAGAGCAATAAAGAAAACCAGAAAACAGAGCCACCACAGTCCGGCGGTGGTGCTGCGGTGTCACCACCGTCAGCTTCATCATCTCCGGCGCATGAGTTCTCCTTCACAATTTCACTTCACCCAACAAATTCCACAAAAGCCCTTGAAAGTAAAACCAAACAAAATCTGAATCCGAACTTGAACCCGAACCCGAATCAGAACCTATCCGCCATTGATTTAACTCCAGCTGATGAAATTTTCTTCCATGGCCATTTActtcctcttcatcttctttcccATCTTCCTGTTTCGCCTCGCTCTTCAACAAATTCCATTGACAGTCCAATCCCCATTAGTAAATCAGaacaaaaaatccaaaaatccaTTAATCAGttagatgatgatgatgatgataattctTATTATGATTTAAACCATAGTTTTCATCATCATCCCGAAACAACAAATTCATTTAACATACCCAAAGATCAaaaacccaaatccaaatcttttTCCATATTTGGATTACCCAAACGAAAAAAAGGCGAAAAGGATGAGAAAGAAAAACAGAGGAAGCTGAAATTCGATGTAAGTCAAGTTTTGAAAAGGTATATGAGAATGGTGAGACCATTTTTATCATTTGGAAGcagaaaaaatatgcaattTCATAGACAAAGTTATTCATATTCTGGGAATTTGAGTTTTCGAGGAAAGAAtactagtaatagtaataataatagtagtaaAGGAATAAAGAGAGGTGCATATTCAGCTCCAGTTTCTATGAAGAATTCACCAACAAATAGTGGATTACTTGTAGCAACACCTGGAGGTAATTATGGtaattcatcatcttcttcaagTAGTGATAGTACTATGGAAGAATTACAATCTGCTATTCAAGCTGCAATTGCTCATTGCAAGAAATCTAGTTCTTCAATGGAAgacaagaaaatcaagatttCATCATCATGA